From a region of the Thiorhodovibrio winogradskyi genome:
- the flgA gene encoding flagellar basal body P-ring formation chaperone FlgA, whose product MLTFHDRVKRLISTQQPDWLPTWKNLPGQLCLFIGAAILNHCIIAQVGAAGLPTAEEIEPVTNIQRAAKTFLYRHAGGERGASVKIIVDPIDPRLRLKLCEHDLQTSLAPGARKTGNTSVKIQCQGPVRWSLFVSARVERFGDVLVAASPISRGRLITPADVKLERRETGGILTGYFEDLSDAVGMQARRSVRPGTVLNDSHLKTPLWVERGQLVQLLSETTGIRVSMSGEALEDGGAGDRIRVRNRSSQRELEGVIQSPGVVRVPM is encoded by the coding sequence ATGCTGACATTTCACGACAGAGTTAAGCGCCTGATATCCACTCAGCAGCCCGATTGGCTGCCCACTTGGAAAAACCTGCCTGGCCAGCTGTGCTTGTTCATCGGCGCGGCCATCCTCAACCACTGCATCATCGCCCAAGTAGGAGCTGCAGGCCTCCCCACCGCCGAGGAGATTGAGCCTGTCACCAATATTCAACGCGCGGCCAAGACCTTTCTTTATCGCCATGCCGGCGGAGAGCGCGGCGCCAGTGTAAAAATCATTGTCGACCCTATTGACCCACGCCTGCGTCTAAAACTCTGCGAGCATGATCTGCAGACCAGCCTGGCGCCGGGAGCGCGCAAAACGGGTAACACCAGCGTAAAAATCCAGTGCCAGGGACCGGTGCGCTGGTCGCTGTTCGTTTCCGCCCGGGTTGAACGCTTTGGCGACGTCCTCGTGGCCGCCAGCCCCATCAGCCGGGGTCGCTTGATTACCCCGGCGGATGTCAAACTCGAGCGGCGCGAGACCGGAGGAATTCTCACCGGCTATTTTGAAGACCTGAGCGATGCCGTTGGCATGCAGGCGCGCCGCTCAGTGCGCCCGGGCACGGTACTGAATGACTCACATCTGAAAACGCCGCTCTGGGTCGAGCGCGGCCAACTCGTGCAACTCCTGTCCGAGACCACCGGCATTCGTGTCAGCATGAGCGGCGAGGCGCTCGAGGATGGCGGCGCGGGAGACCGCATCCGCGTGCGCAACAGATCAAGCCAGCGGGAGTTGGAAGGCGTGATTCAATCTCCAGGAGTGGTGCGAGTTCCGATGTAG
- the flgM gene encoding flagellar biosynthesis anti-sigma factor FlgM → MDIKNLGINKGRAERPGAKPASQTASSARTSSARTSSALKSGGAGSAAAQAGTANQGESIELTAIARALSAAQSDAASPPFDAKRVQEIRDAIAEGRYPIDNRRLADKLIELEGLLD, encoded by the coding sequence ATGGACATCAAAAACCTGGGAATTAACAAGGGACGGGCGGAGCGACCCGGGGCAAAACCCGCATCGCAAACCGCCAGTTCCGCTCGAACCAGTTCCGCTCGAACCAGTTCCGCCCTTAAGAGCGGCGGCGCGGGCAGCGCAGCGGCTCAAGCCGGTACCGCGAACCAGGGCGAGTCCATTGAGCTCACGGCCATTGCACGCGCACTGAGCGCAGCCCAGAGCGATGCTGCAAGCCCGCCGTTCGATGCCAAGCGGGTGCAGGAGATTCGCGACGCCATTGCCGAAGGCCGCTATCCAATCGACAACCGCCGCCTGGCGGACAAACTGATCGAACTTGAGGGACTGCTCGACTAA